In one window of Desulfovibrio desulfuricans DSM 642 DNA:
- a CDS encoding arsenate reductase ArsC — MNILFLCTGNSCRSIIAEALFKSMAPAGVAAQSAGSKPAGRVHPRALAVLKEAGLSTEGLSSKSWDNLTEKPDAVITLCADAAGEACPLYFGKVVRSHWGMPDPAKVEGDEAAVNAAFAETFAVLRRRISALVKQLEAEP, encoded by the coding sequence ATGAACATTCTTTTCTTGTGTACGGGCAATTCCTGCCGCTCTATCATTGCAGAGGCGCTTTTCAAATCAATGGCCCCGGCTGGTGTGGCTGCGCAAAGTGCGGGCAGCAAGCCCGCCGGACGTGTGCACCCCCGCGCCCTGGCTGTGCTCAAAGAAGCCGGACTTTCCACGGAAGGCTTGTCCAGCAAGTCATGGGATAATCTGACGGAAAAGCCGGATGCGGTCATAACCCTGTGCGCCGACGCAGCGGGCGAAGCCTGCCCGCTATACTTCGGCAAGGTTGTCCGCAGCCATTGGGGAATGCCCGACCCGGCCAAGGTGGAAGGCGACGAGGCAGCGGTAAACGCCGCTTTTGCCGAAACCTTCGCCGTGCTCCGCAGGCGGATAAGCGCCCTGGTGAAACAGCTTGAAGCAGAACCGTGA